In the Micromonospora narathiwatensis genome, one interval contains:
- a CDS encoding LPXTG cell wall anchor domain-containing protein, whose translation MLRNSARRWLAGLGVAGAFVAASATPAFAADPTPSIADVKGAQGFSLYANPVIVAPGGPEKWISLYSLVNEPFTDYTVKVDRSDVDGFAEVRMPVGQGSCSEEGAVLTCVKKVDPKPSLSLLTLPVLPRETAKAGQEGTLKYTVTTQNAGTASYESTITVGEGVDLTAEPLLHLNGSPGSTVRAALEVGNQGQTHVHGAVLFFYGSYELAPSRRYQNCEYFANSFATNVYACKLDGTVTAGGSAKLDDSFAFAIPGDAWAPNKVNGSAIWMTPADWDAFRAQMPGLGESTRGDDGVLTLTSSAPSRTMSRLLKEQTDVDPTNNETWIQLTVQGDQQADVAADGATVRGEVGESIPVTVGFTNNGPAAINAGGEQGRYTVVLVTLPEGTTATKAPEQCTAGKADAAVYACYLPEVVGRGKKAEFPFTLRIDKAGTLTGEVQLLHNDAHDDGLQDLNPANDLAKIVVTAAGGQGDAGGGGGGDGHGGDGGTLPITGSSTGLIAGVGALLLTAGVGGYVVARRRKTRFVA comes from the coding sequence ATGCTCAGGAACTCCGCCCGGCGCTGGCTCGCCGGGTTGGGCGTCGCAGGCGCGTTCGTCGCCGCCTCCGCCACCCCCGCCTTCGCGGCTGACCCCACCCCCAGCATCGCCGACGTCAAGGGCGCCCAGGGCTTCTCGCTGTATGCGAACCCCGTCATCGTCGCCCCCGGCGGACCGGAGAAGTGGATCTCGCTGTACTCGCTGGTGAACGAGCCATTCACCGACTACACCGTCAAGGTGGATCGCAGCGACGTCGACGGCTTCGCTGAGGTGCGGATGCCGGTGGGTCAGGGCTCCTGCAGCGAGGAGGGCGCCGTCCTCACCTGCGTGAAGAAGGTCGACCCGAAGCCGAGCCTCAGCCTGCTCACCCTCCCCGTGCTGCCTCGGGAGACCGCCAAGGCGGGGCAGGAAGGCACGCTGAAGTACACGGTCACCACGCAGAACGCCGGGACGGCCAGCTACGAGTCCACCATCACCGTCGGCGAGGGCGTCGACCTGACCGCCGAGCCCTTGCTTCACCTGAACGGCAGCCCGGGCAGCACTGTGCGGGCGGCGCTCGAGGTGGGCAACCAGGGTCAGACTCACGTCCACGGAGCCGTCCTCTTCTTCTACGGCTCGTACGAGCTGGCCCCGTCCAGGCGGTACCAGAACTGCGAGTACTTCGCGAACAGTTTCGCCACGAACGTCTACGCCTGCAAGCTCGACGGCACAGTGACGGCGGGCGGCAGCGCAAAGCTGGACGACTCGTTCGCCTTCGCCATCCCTGGTGACGCCTGGGCCCCGAACAAGGTCAACGGCTCCGCCATCTGGATGACCCCGGCCGACTGGGACGCGTTCCGGGCCCAGATGCCCGGCCTCGGAGAGAGCACCAGGGGCGACGACGGTGTCCTCACGCTCACGTCGTCGGCTCCCTCCCGCACCATGAGCCGCCTGCTCAAGGAACAGACCGACGTCGACCCGACCAACAACGAGACGTGGATTCAGCTCACCGTGCAGGGTGACCAGCAGGCCGATGTGGCGGCCGACGGCGCCACCGTGCGCGGAGAGGTCGGCGAGAGCATCCCGGTCACGGTCGGCTTCACCAACAACGGCCCGGCAGCGATCAACGCCGGTGGCGAGCAAGGCCGCTACACCGTGGTGCTGGTCACCCTGCCCGAGGGCACCACGGCGACGAAGGCCCCGGAGCAGTGCACCGCCGGCAAGGCCGATGCTGCCGTCTACGCCTGCTACCTGCCTGAAGTGGTGGGCCGCGGCAAGAAGGCCGAGTTCCCGTTCACCCTGCGTATCGACAAGGCCGGCACCCTCACCGGCGAGGTCCAGCTGCTCCACAACGACGCGCACGACGACGGATTGCAGGACCTGAACCCGGCCAACGACCTCGCCAAGATCGTCGTAACCGCAGCGGGCGGCCAGGGCGACGCCGGTGGCGGTGGCGGTGGCGATGGCCACGGCGGCGACGGCGGCACGCTGCCGATCACCGGTAGCTCCACCGGCCTGATCGCCGGCGTCGGCGCCCTGCTCCTCACGGCCGGCGTGGGCGGCTACGTGGTGGCCCGCCGCCGCAAGACGCGCTTCGTCGCCTGA
- a CDS encoding 3' terminal RNA ribose 2'-O-methyltransferase Hen1, translated as MLLTLTTTHRPATDLGHLLVKHPDRVQSFDLPAGTAHVLYPEADEQRCTAALLVEIDPLRLGGGQGRRQVPTPDAFTLGRYVNDRPYAASSLLSSALAKVFRSALRGESRDRPELAATPIPLEVRVPVLRCRGGAELAVRVFAPLGWTVTATPIPLDETYPEWGDSRYVDLTLTGELRVADALNHLYVLLPVLDDAKHYWVAPDEVDKLLRAGAGWLAEHPERSLITRRYLAHRRALAGEALARLAELRLADEAPADDSVNPAEPAEEADQKRASLAVRRREAVLAALRDSGASRVLDLGCGAGALLAALVADRRFTEIVGTDVSSQALTLAARRLRLDRLPERQRDRIRLWQSALTYRDDRLRGYDAAVLMEVIEHVDPPRLPALEDAVFGHARAGTVVVTTPNAEYNVRYEGLGAGRFRHADHRFEWTRAEFAAWVERVSATHGYTATIVGVGDDDPELGNPTQLAVLTRKEETGA; from the coding sequence GTGCTGCTGACCCTGACCACGACCCACCGCCCCGCGACCGACCTCGGCCACCTCCTCGTCAAGCACCCGGACCGCGTGCAGAGCTTCGACCTGCCGGCGGGCACCGCGCACGTGCTCTACCCCGAGGCGGACGAGCAGCGGTGCACGGCGGCCCTGCTGGTCGAGATCGATCCGCTCAGGCTGGGCGGCGGTCAGGGTCGCAGGCAGGTGCCCACCCCGGACGCCTTCACCCTCGGCCGGTACGTCAACGACCGCCCGTACGCCGCGTCCAGCCTGCTCTCCTCCGCGCTCGCCAAGGTGTTCCGGTCGGCGCTGCGCGGCGAGTCCCGCGACCGGCCGGAGCTGGCCGCCACCCCGATCCCGCTGGAGGTACGGGTGCCGGTGCTGCGCTGCCGGGGCGGCGCCGAGCTGGCCGTACGGGTCTTCGCCCCGCTCGGCTGGACGGTGACCGCCACCCCGATCCCGCTCGACGAGACGTACCCGGAGTGGGGCGACAGCCGCTACGTCGACCTGACGCTCACCGGCGAGCTGCGGGTCGCCGACGCGCTCAACCACCTGTACGTGCTGCTGCCCGTGCTGGACGACGCCAAGCACTACTGGGTGGCGCCGGACGAGGTGGACAAGCTGCTCCGGGCCGGTGCCGGCTGGCTGGCCGAGCACCCCGAGCGGTCCCTGATCACCCGCCGCTACCTGGCGCACCGCCGGGCCCTCGCGGGTGAGGCGCTGGCCCGCCTCGCCGAGCTGCGGCTGGCCGACGAGGCACCCGCCGACGACAGCGTCAACCCGGCGGAACCGGCTGAGGAGGCGGACCAGAAGCGCGCCTCACTGGCCGTACGCCGGCGCGAGGCGGTGCTGGCCGCGCTGCGCGACAGCGGGGCGTCCCGGGTGCTGGACCTGGGCTGCGGGGCCGGGGCGCTGCTCGCCGCGCTGGTCGCCGACCGGCGGTTCACCGAGATCGTCGGCACCGACGTGTCGAGTCAGGCGCTCACCCTGGCCGCCCGGCGGCTACGGCTGGACCGGCTGCCGGAACGGCAGCGGGACCGGATCAGGCTGTGGCAGTCGGCGCTGACCTACCGGGACGACCGGCTGCGCGGCTACGACGCGGCGGTGCTCATGGAGGTGATCGAGCACGTCGACCCGCCGCGCCTGCCGGCGCTGGAGGACGCGGTGTTCGGGCACGCCCGGGCCGGCACGGTCGTGGTGACCACCCCGAACGCCGAGTACAACGTCCGCTACGAGGGGCTGGGCGCGGGCCGGTTCCGGCACGCCGACCACCGGTTCGAGTGGACCCGGGCCGAGTTCGCCGCCTGGGTCGAGCGTGTGTCGGCGACCCACGGCTACACCGCCACGATCGTCGGGGTCGGCGACGACGACCCCGAGCTGGGCAACCCCACGCAGCTCGCCGTGCTGACCCGGAAGGAGGAGACCGGCGCATGA
- a CDS encoding LPXTG cell wall anchor domain-containing protein, which produces MLSNSTRRWLAGLGVAGAFVAASATPAAAAPPANDVLLYANNALVAPGGEARNVTLLAYAEALPKKLTLTIDRTAVQGFASVTLTDRLTGCKEAGAVITCALDDENVIDYVVDLTVKADDKAEVGAKGDVVLSLAGDGRKATTRATVEIGEGVDLAAGPDITAAGAPGTTIAAPITVANIGDTTSHGTVLLLATMEALAPAKRHSNCSYLDGFGSHFAQCTFDDDIAPGTGMRLDGSSGLRIAPDAWAPGQLFGFASWYAKGDWEEIETELKEVDGWQQGTGAPLKLVPASNAQVQALRQTDKDTTNNGTGIEVEVTGEQRADVAAIGAELPGTVGRTVQAKVGFVNNGPAMTNSYSPGGEIVTIAQVSVPAGATVVTAPVECSDDIEGGPSKPGAKVYFCEWFETLHKGDKALFEFGLRIDKVDAAPGSVKLIHFDLESHGPVADLNPRNDTAALVIKGNGGQGGGDGGDGGTLPITGSSTGLIAGIGALLLAAGAGGYVIARRRKTRFVA; this is translated from the coding sequence ATGCTCAGCAACTCCACCCGGCGCTGGCTCGCCGGGTTGGGCGTCGCAGGCGCGTTCGTCGCCGCCTCCGCCACCCCCGCCGCCGCCGCACCGCCCGCGAACGACGTGCTGCTCTACGCGAACAACGCGCTCGTGGCTCCTGGCGGTGAGGCCCGGAACGTCACCCTGCTCGCCTACGCCGAGGCCCTGCCCAAGAAGCTGACGCTCACCATTGACCGCACCGCCGTCCAGGGCTTCGCCTCGGTCACCCTGACCGACCGCCTGACCGGCTGCAAGGAGGCCGGCGCGGTCATCACCTGTGCCCTCGATGACGAGAACGTCATCGACTACGTCGTCGACCTGACCGTCAAGGCCGACGACAAGGCCGAGGTCGGCGCGAAGGGCGATGTCGTACTGAGCCTTGCCGGCGACGGCCGGAAGGCGACCACCCGCGCAACTGTCGAGATCGGCGAGGGCGTCGACCTCGCGGCGGGGCCTGACATCACCGCGGCGGGCGCTCCGGGCACCACCATCGCGGCTCCGATCACGGTCGCGAACATCGGCGACACGACCAGCCACGGCACGGTGCTCCTGCTGGCGACCATGGAGGCCCTCGCCCCCGCCAAGCGTCACAGCAACTGCTCCTACCTCGACGGCTTCGGGTCGCACTTCGCGCAGTGCACCTTCGACGATGACATCGCCCCGGGCACCGGGATGCGGCTGGACGGCTCGTCCGGGCTGCGGATCGCCCCGGACGCCTGGGCCCCGGGCCAGCTGTTCGGCTTCGCGTCGTGGTACGCCAAGGGCGACTGGGAGGAGATCGAGACCGAGCTGAAGGAGGTGGACGGCTGGCAGCAGGGCACCGGTGCCCCGCTGAAGCTGGTCCCCGCGTCGAACGCGCAGGTGCAGGCACTGCGGCAGACCGACAAGGACACCACCAACAACGGCACCGGCATCGAGGTGGAGGTGACCGGCGAGCAGCGGGCCGACGTGGCCGCGATCGGCGCCGAACTGCCGGGCACCGTGGGCCGGACGGTCCAGGCCAAGGTCGGCTTCGTGAACAACGGCCCGGCCATGACCAACTCGTACTCGCCGGGCGGTGAGATCGTGACCATCGCGCAGGTCTCCGTCCCCGCCGGCGCCACGGTCGTAACCGCCCCGGTCGAGTGCTCCGACGACATCGAGGGCGGGCCGAGCAAGCCGGGCGCCAAGGTCTACTTCTGCGAGTGGTTCGAAACCCTGCACAAGGGCGACAAGGCCCTCTTCGAGTTCGGCCTGCGGATCGACAAGGTCGACGCCGCGCCGGGCTCGGTGAAGCTGATCCACTTCGACCTGGAGAGCCACGGCCCGGTGGCCGACCTCAACCCGCGCAACGACACCGCTGCCCTGGTCATCAAGGGCAACGGCGGCCAGGGCGGCGGTGACGGCGGTGACGGCGGCACGCTGCCGATCACCGGTTCCTCCACCGGCCTGATCGCCGGCATCGGCGCCCTGCTGCTGGCGGCCGGCGCGGGCGGCTACGTGATCGCCCGCCGTCGCAAGACCCGGTTCGTCGCCTGA